One Procambarus clarkii isolate CNS0578487 chromosome 47, FALCON_Pclarkii_2.0, whole genome shotgun sequence genomic window, GGCCGTAGTCTTGTAGCCAGATAGTCAGTGTATTGAGCGTAATCTTGTGGCCAGATAAAGATTGCATGCGTACAGCCTAGTGGTGAAACAGCCAGGCGAGCGTAACCCTGTGGCCAGATAATCAAAGCTGTGAACATAGCCTTGTATCCAGATAGCCAGTGTATTGTGAGCAGCGTTACATCCAGATAGCCAGTGTAATGATACCAACCATGTAGACTCCCTTACCCCCCTCTACTCCCGTCGTTCCATCACCCTCTCCCTCTCATTTGCCCCAAACAGTCCAACTACAATACAATACTAAGAACCAAACACTTTCCCAACTCACATAACAATGAAGGAGGCATCTCTTGAGTGTTCCAGCAGCAGCTCCCTCAGACGGATGTGGCGGTTGGTCTTGTCCTTCAGAGCTACTAACTCTGACTCCGTGATCCCCTCCGAGGCTTTGACTGAGGACAAAAATATCTTTAATAAAATATAAGGCTTTGGAAGTGAAGGAGATGGGTATGTCATCGATTCGTACACTAATTATCTGTTAATAATAATGTGCACATAGCGACATCTAtattataaaattaaataaaagacCACAAAGTTTACCTAGAAAATACTAGCTCGAAAATGTTAATATGTGATTACTTGGTATTTAGTATATGGCTATAATATTAAAGGAAACTtcggaaggcctattgacccttacgaggcagcttctatttttaTCAACCCAATctcattctcacacacacacacacacacacacacacacacacacacacacacacacacacacacagagacccgcatggaggaccagaaacatggagagctaagctgctggacgtggcaacaagaaactttctaagccagcataccaaagagccaacaagaatgagaggagaagatgaaccagcaatgcttgatttgatatttaccctaaatgaatgggatataagggaagttaagatggaagcgcccttgggaatgagtgaccacagtgtattgaactttgagtacctggtagagctaggacttatctccccccaaaaggaactaggaaacaaaaggctggcataccgaaaggggaattatgaacagatgagaagtttcctaagtgaaataccttgggacacagacctcagagacaagtctgtacagggtatgatggactatgttacccaaaagtgtcaggaggcagtaaacaggttcatcccggcccaaagggaaaaatccgagaagcaacaaaagaatccatggtataatagggcatgtatggaagcgaagaaactgaacaagaaggcgtggaggaacttccggaataacagaacaccagaaagcagggagagataccagagaaccaggaatgagtacgtcagggtgagaagagaagcagagaaaatttttgaacatgatatagcaaacaaagccaagaccgaaccaaagctactccacagtcacatcagaaggaaaacaacagtgaaagaacaggtattgaaacttagaacaggcgaggacaggtatacagagaatgacagagaggtgtgtgaggaactcaacaagaggttccaggaggtcttcacaatagaacagggtgaggtcactgtgctaggagaaagggaggtaaaccaggcggccttggaggagttcgaaattacgagagaggaggtcaagagacacctgctggatctggatgttagaaaggcggttggtccagatgggatctcaccatgggtactgaaagagtgtgcagaggcactttgcttgccactctccatagtgtatagtaaatcactagagacgggagacctaccagaaatatggaagacggcgaatgtggtcccaatatacaaaaagggcgacagacaagaggcactgaactacaggccagtgtccttgacttgtataccatgcaaggtgatggagaagatcgtgagaaaaaacctggtaacacatctggagagaagggacttcgtgacaaatcgccaacatggattcagggagggtaaatcttgccttacaggattgatagaattctacgatcaggtgacacagattaagcaagaaagagagggctgggcggactgcattttcttggattgtcggaaagcctttgacacagtaccgcataagaggctggtacataagctggagagacaggcaggtgtagctggtaaggtgctccagtggataagggagtatctaagcaataggaagcagagagttacggtgaggggtgagacctccgattggcgtgaagtcaccagtggagtcccacagggctctgtactcggtcctatcttgtttctgatatatgtaaatgatctcccggagggtatcgattcatttctctcaatgtttgcggacgatgctaaaattatgagaaggattaaaacagaagaggactgtttgaggcttcaagaagacctagacaagctgaaggaatggtcgaacaaatggttgttagagtttaacccaaccaaatgtaatgtaatgaagataggtgtagggagcaggaggccagatacaaggtatcatctgggagaggaaattcttcaggagtcagagaaggaaaaagacttgggggttgatatcacgccagacctgtctcctgcagcacatatcaagcggataacatcagcggcatatgccaggctggccaacatacgaacggcattcagaaacttgtgtaaagaatcattcagaactttgtataccacatatgtcaggccaatcctggagtatgcagccccagcatggagtccatatctagtcaaggataagactaaactggaaaaggttcaaaggtttgccaccagactagtacccgagctgagaggtatgagctacgaggagagactacgggaattaaacctcacttcgctggaagacagaagagttaggggggacatgatcaccacattcaagattctgaaggggattgatagggtagataaagacagtctatttaacacaaggggaacacgcacaaggggacacaggtggaaactgagtgcccaaatgagccacagagatattagaaagaacttttttagtgtcagagtggttgacaaatggaatgcattagggggtgatgtggtggaggctcactccatacacagtttcaagtgtagatatgacagagcccgataggctcaggaatctgtacacctgttgattgacggttgagaggcgggaccaaagagccagagctcaacccccgcaaacacaactaggtgagtacaactaggtgagtacacacacacacacacacacatatatagtttAACCTATGCATGAAACAATTGAACTAAAAGAACTGCAGTATTTGATTATCAATGCCTTCTCTCCCAAATCTATTAACTGAAACACCTTGATTAATATGAAGCGAGTTACAGCAAATAAATAAGTTACAAACTCTTTAGTGTTTGTATTAATTAAAAGGTCAAAAGATATTCTCTGGTGAGAAAATGTATCATTTCCGACTTGTACAAATATTGAATATACTTAAATACAAAATGCTAACAAGCACGAAGATCATACAAATGCAACTCAAGTATGATTATAAGTACCGGTATTATATCTTCAAAGTCTTAGCTCAGGCTTTGCTAGAAAAATATTATTAAACACACCTCCACCCTCTTCCTCTGACGGCACCTTGAAGCTGCTGATGAGGTTATTGAAATCCCTCACAGACTCCTCACTGGGCCGCCGTGTGACACCAGGCACCATCACCACGTCTGAGAAGTCAATTCGGAACTTGCACAGCAGCTCAATCATCCGCCTGTGTTCAGAGGCCAGGTCATCCTACACAAGATAGAAGTTAATAGTTATCAAATGAACGATGATAGGCTGTACAACCTCCTGTGTTAGAGTTTggctattgatcactttaagaagCTTCTTGTTAATGCTATGCTGATAACTTATTTCAAGTCAAGTAAGATGTGTAATTGAATTTGGACGATTTGAGATCACTTACTTGATTTTAGTTTTTTAATTTCGTGAGAACTTCCCTCGTTATACATTTGTGACTTTAAAATGCTTTCACCCTCGAGACATAACAGGAAACtagcactacaccaccagactTAAAAAGACTCATTAAATGAAACTGAAGATATAAAACTATAATGAGAACTATTAAGTAAAACTGAAATTCAAACTTCTGATTGTTGAAAATACTGTAATGCTGAGAACCAAGCAGGGTTAGACTCATGATATCTAAAACTAGCGTATAACACTGAAATAAAAGTTTGTTACCTTCTTGTTAGCTAGACAGAAGACCCTCAGTTTGCAGGAGGACCAGGCTGCTCGGGTAGTAAGGATGTAAGGGATCAACATAGTCAGACCTGAGGCGATggatcaggatggtaatttgttgGTTATAAAATATAGGCAATGAGTTACAGAAAATTAAAACTAGTTATCATCAGATCTTTGATATTAATTTATTGAACAAATAAATTAAAAATCTTATTAGAAATTTTATTATTTGCTACAGAAAATTATTTTTCAGTTTAAACATCCAGTTTCTCGAAAATAGCCTAGTCTGTATTGCAATACCATGTTTTCCGCGCTGTGATAGAGAAAATGTAAATTGCAATTCTTTAAGATGTACATGGATAACTGTTAAATACCACGTGGAGGGTTTCCCACTGTAAGGGACTGGAAGTCGCTTATGTTTATCGAGGTCCCCATAATTCCACGAGTGACTGTTCAGTTCCCAGGATAcaaccacaacagttgactagtggtgtacagtctccgtggtgtagtggtaagacactcgcctggcgttccgcgagcgctgtcatgggttcgtatcctggccggggaggatttactgggcgcaattccttaactgtagcctctgtttaacgcaacagtaaaatgtgtacttggatgaaaaacgattcttcgcggcaggggatcgtattccagggtcctgcccgaaacgctacgcgtactagtggctgtacaagaatgtaacaactcttgtatatatttcaaaaaaacaaaaaaaaaaaaactagctccattgaacctatttactgctaggtgaacagatgcatcatacgtaaggaaatgtgcccaagcgTTTCGCCCTGCCCAGAAATAAAACTGTGGTTCAATCCGTGTGAGATGACTGCGTTACAGAGTTTATCGTACTAAAATAGCTACAGTACATATGTATAAAAATTTAACAGTGTTGTTAAAACACTGAAGCTCTCGACATGGTAGGATGTAAAGCATGAGCATGTATGCATAAAGCCTTGAGTATGTATGCACTTATATGTACAAGTCTAAATAACATACCAAAACCAACTTGGGTTGGGTTGGGAGGGTTAAGAGCGCGTTCAAAGAGAGTTCCCGCGTTACAAGATAAGTTGGGTCACCACGTTAACATGCTATCAGGACCCAACTGTAACAAGTTCCACGAGGTGGCCACTTACCTCCATCATCGTAGATCCACCACACATCAATAGTTCCCTTGGGCTGTTTACGAGTGAAGCGAAGCATATTATCCACTACCTGCGGTGCAACTATCTTGCCATTGGGCAGGCGGTACATGGGATCTTTCTTCTTGCCTATCCTCATATCTTTTTTCTTGCATATCTTCTTGCCCTCTTGGAATGGTGCAACGTTGATGTTCCCTCCAACAGCAGGTGCTTTAAAATAAACAATCAGAATCATATGCCACAAATCTTCAAGACACGTGAACTTTGATGCGCTTACATTTCAAGAGTGAAATATTTAAACACAAGTGTGTTAACACCCGGTCAAGAGGAGTATCTCCAGGTCGTCACATCTCAGGACACGAGTTTTATCACTTTACATCGTCAGACTGTGAGGCAAGGCAATTATCAGAACAACCGCTAaaccatttcgactatatagcagtCAAACTGTGATTCTTTAGTAGACTGAGTCAGACAAACGTAAAGAACATTAGAGAAGTGTATAATATGGATGGACATCAACACTATCAATAAATCAGTGTAGTAAAATATTTGAGTCAGTGAATAATAATCACAATTTAGTGAACAGCGCAAATATGGTAACTCTGAGGAGACTTATTTTTTATGAACATAATGCCATATTTCAAGTTTCACTTGCCATGGTTTGTAAGAAATCATTACGATTCAGTATAAACAAATCATGCTGACAAGTTTATTTTAGTAATATATTTGTTCGTGTTCATATCGTCTATGAAAATTAAAATGCAAATTTGTACCGAGTTATGTTCAAACATGGCTTAATTACAAAAACTTTGGTACACAAGTTTACAATACCAGAATGAAGATCGGCTGCATTTTGGTAGTGATCAAGGCTGACTGCAGACACAGACGTGGGTAAAGCCGAAGCATTGAGGTCGGGAATGTTGGGAACACTGGAGGAGGTAGGGTTGGCAGAGGCATTAGCATTGTAGTTGGCATCATATTCGTCTTGTGGCACTTCTGTCAGGTCAGAGTAGTcaaggccaccctccacacacaagATCCCAACTGCCAGATGCAAGCTGAAGGCATAACTGTAGGGACGTAGCAGCTATGAATGTCAGAATTACAAGTAAAAACAGAGCGTTTTTGACAGGGTTGCATTTTTTATTATTGTAACTACTATAAATAAATTACATTAAACTTTGGACAACAGTGACAACTTAATCAGGCATTATCTAGTATAATGAGAGTTTAATAACTTTGAGTCTAACACTCACTGGATGGTCTTGAAATAACTCTGTAGTTCCTCAGCTGGGCAAGTCTGCCAGTTGGACTTGTAACCCATGAGGACTAAATTGGGACGGATTTTACCCAGGCCCACATTACACATGAGTATCCTGGCAGCGAACTCCATAGAGGGGCCGTCAGCAATGGTGTGGAAGGCCTTCACCTTGTGTCGATACAACCAGCTAGTGGCCTCTGCTACCAGTTTCTCTCGCAACATCTGTGGCTGCTGTTCCTGTGGTTATGAAGTAAATTGCCAACTTTCAAACTATTATAATTTTGTGGTCATCTACATAACTATTTATCTACCCAGTGATCATGAAAATAACAACTTTCGGGCAAATTACTTTAAAACAATGTCCAGTGACCAGGAGGGACATGTTCTTGGTGATGGAGTGTGCAAAGTGGACAAGAGGCGGCCTGGAGGAGGGCACCCCACTCAACACCAGGATCTGGGGACGGTAAGTCTTGATATGCTCCTCCATCTGATTTAGAGATGTGGCGGAACTCAATGCCAGAGTGTACATCTGTGCCTGTGTTGATGACCCCCAGTTTACATCTGGAAGACAAAACCATTTAGTTAACATTAGAGCAGGTTGTATTGCTCCTGTGTTCTTATATCTCTCCCTCATGTCATTATATTTTACTACTGTAGACTAACCGAAAAGTGTGCCATTATTATAAGCATAATAACTATTCAGGCCAGACTTATCTTCGGGAGGCTGACCGCAGTTAATAATCATTACTTAAAACAATTGGgtatatttttacatttaaatgtTAGTAATTTCTGTGCTATGTGCATCAGAATCTAAACATCCACATCTGAATCTGAACATAAAACGCAATTTAACTTAAATATTTCCATAACTAATTTTGTTTTTTAAAATGCGAAGTGTCACCTCGCTGTCCCCAAAAATGTTCCATGACAATACCTATACTGTATTTATTTAACGTTCTTAAAATGTGTGTATTCTCAGTTATTTTGGCAAAAATCTTTCACTACTAAATACTTGTAATACACTATATAGTGTATTGCAAATACACTATATAGTGTATTTACTGTCGTTATATAATTGTATCGTTATACAAGTATCGACGATATATTACGTCGATACATAATCGACTTTACATAATCGTCGTTATATAATCGTTATATAAGTATCGACGTTATATAATATAACGTCGATGTACAGTACCAGAATTCGCCTAGACATCATTGGTCTTAGATGGTCTTAACTTCAGTCTCGCGTATCATCTgcgatatatatttcatatatttgatTTCACTTGCTGTGGAATCAAACTTTTGTTCCACACTTGGATACAAAATTATGTGAACTTGCCACGAAGTTCTCGACTTCGTAGAGAGTTCTGCCCCAAAACACGGAGTAATAGTTTTATCATTATTGTAGTCCTTTTACATTACTGTGTTCATTAACACTATGCTAAATACTTATACAACATTCATGAAGTACTGTACATGTACACCAATGCAACATTTCATCGTGAACTATTATAATTTAATGCAACATAGGCagattatatatattacattttaacCTAGTAAATAGAATAGGTGCCAAatgtatgactgtataattatttTATGATTGTCAAATGAAACAGCTTGGGTTTAACTGATGTTTCAGGTGATAAAGGCATAAAGTGATATCCACTAGACTAAGAGCAAGTAAGGATTTCGATAGAACTCTTAGCCCTCAACGCTGAAAATATTAAATAGCCACATGCAACATTTGTCATGATAGGAGAAAGATAATGAAGATAAAAAGTAGTAAGAGAAAATACAGGCTCAAAGCTAGGAAAGACAAGAATAAAACCAtgggagagagaagggaaagaAAGAAGGTTAATACATATAAATGGAAAGGATAGAGAAGAACTCGACCGAAGGGAGAGGATTACCTGGCTTTCTGTAGGACACAATGATGtaaaggatgatgatgatgacgacaGTGATGAGTGCTGTGTACCACTGGATGAGGAACATGATGGCTGTACACAACAGTCCACCAACCAGACTCAGCCACTTGTTATAGTACTGCAATGCACAAATATATTAATATACCACTGGATCAGTCATGCACTACGATCAAATAAAACCAATCCAACTATGCCAGAGCAACTAAAAAAAAAGGTCATTATATGGCAGTCATTTTACAATTCCTGTTACaaagtaaataaataacagtTACAGTACATTTAATGTTTGTTCAaaaccaaatcaggccaaaaaagCAAATTGACGTAAGGCGTTCCACTCATATACTAATCTTCAACTAAtttaagacattctcaaagtgaaTTGACAACATTTAGTCAATCAAGATTAATGATGGACAAATGAAGACAAGACAAATCCCATATCTCACTATGTGATTTAACCTTTGTTAGCAAGACAATTGTTACTACAATGTAGCACAAAACTATACTGATTTTTCTTTTTAGCTAACCATTAATGCTTGATGACCCTAACCAGTAATTCGAATTGAAACACACAGTGGAGCTTTCttccaataaaaaaatacagaGTTGAAACTCTTTTTGGAGAGGTttagaaaacacataaaacagcaTCTAAGCCACCGAGGGGAGGGTTATCCAGTCCACTTTTCCGGAAGTTGGCGAGTTTGGTCAGAaaacattccaattataacaaAATAATGATACCGGAAAGATTCTTTTACATTAACTGTAGGCTACAAGGTGGTCCAGCAGTTTCACACACCAGAGGGAAACGAAGAACACCTGTAGCTCCGAAAAAGTGAACATTGTATTTTTCGGACTTTTCTTCCATTAAGCATTAAGCATTTTAATTGAACAAAACATCCACACTGTTTCGAACCATTGAAAAAAACTTTTTTGCATTACATAATCTTTAATAAGGAAGCgacaaaaataaataattaaaagttTGTAAAGTAGGGTTTAAACCAAAACTATTTCATGAGTCCCTCCCAAAGGGTATGGAATTATACTGTACTCTAATGTGTTGTATTAACAAAATCAATACAAGATGATGGAACAAACCTTGAAGGTGGGTCTCCAGCTGGGGATGTGCTGTAGGGAGgcatggaaggtggagaagttgatgAGGGCGTAGGCGGCCAGGAAGAAGTTGGTGATGATGGGAGCAATTGCGTCCAGGCGAGCTGATAAGGGGAAGGGAGAAAAGGCACCCGATTAATGGACGGTGGTCACTGCTGAATTATTCACTATTAATATACCTTTATGACAAACTTAGCCATGGTCTCCATATTCACATTTATCACAAGCTTAGATACAGTCTCTCAAATTTCTAAAAAGCTGGGATATGATTCAATTCAGCAAATTAATGCTATAGCCTTAAAATGATACATGGCGTTTTAAAATAACCACTGCCTTGATTACAATATTACAACTACTTTATATATCACTAATTTATGTAAATTAAAAGACAATCAATTTGTATCTTACACTTTTTGAAATATTTAACAAATTGAATGAACTTCCTGAAATTAAGACTTCAAAAATTTGTTTCCAATGATGCTGAATACAGTATTTACTCTGGATGACCTTCAACCCCCAACGCAGTAATAACCCAAGTGGCCCACACTGCAATGATTTATATAACCACACTGTCATGACCCAGATGAGCCCTTTCCCCACACTGCCATGACCCAAGCATCCCAACATTGCACTGACCCGTGAGTTcacgatcacatacagcaacaccaCTTGTATGAAACACCGTGCATACCGGGAGCCATTCAAAAATATCCTTATAGTAAGTAGCATTAATACTGAGTGTATAAATTGTCACTGTCCACTGTTCATTTTGCAACTATGGATAAATAGAATCTTCAGTCCCCTCCCCCTCTAAATGCTAGGGTGAAACAGATTCCCACACCACAATTTCCCAGGTCCGACAACTTGGCAGCctactaattcaatttctttctttattatgcacccccatacccatcccgtgggcctaCCTATGAGAGTAAAGACCAGTACGATGACGAAGGTGAGGACGTAGCCTCGGTAAGGCTGTTCGCCCTTACCGTAGCCTTTAGCGAAGAACTCGATGAATGGGTAAAGCTTATCCTTACACATGGCCTGCAAGAAAAAAAATCTTGTGTCTCCATGGATGTGTGTGGAAATCAATGAACAAATAACAAATCCCAATATAATATACATGAACCAAAAACCTATTACAGCAGTTATTTTATCCATCAGATTCTCTAGATTTACCTTTTTTATATCTTATTTGTAAAGCTGAAATGCCTCAATTTTGCTTTACTACAGTAATTATTACTTATATAATATTGATAATATGTTTTGTATATGAAGTGTGCTCAGCTCCAAGAGATATTCttattgtgtgtatttatacgagTGAAATAAGTAGACATGAAGCAAAATAAGCTGAATGCTGCATTCTGCGTGTCCATGCTTTACTTTGGTATCCTTGTATTTGttcgggggtgggtgggtgggggaaaTGTCTTAAAAAAAAGGCTCTGCATGGGTCTGAGAGTGAAGTGTGTATGGAAGAGGAATAAGAGAAAGGAGAGACCCCCGAGTAAGCACGATAGGTGTTTTTTTATTAGATTATAAGTCAGCCCGTCCTATCGAGTTGCCACGTCACAAATATGATGTCTTAAACTGCCGGAATCCGACAACCGATGAACCCACGCAGAGAGAAAATGGTGCTTGTGAGCCGCAATGATATATTGTACATTATATTTTGTCCGTTtggga contains:
- the LOC123763024 gene encoding bumetanide-sensitive sodium-(potassium)-chloride cotransporter isoform X1, translated to MKRVLSWKNRKLFHINRVDTEEQLKAAEVNHKKKMKGTEGRCASPPGDTDVDSLTYPSNMNTYTGTQATFRSLRQLTREVLPRLENYRNLASIVQAPGAGQRPTLDDLHQPPPGKDPVGASRESGEEKSSGEGKFGWIQGVLLRCLLNIWGVILFLRLPWVVGQAGVLEGLLIVTSGNVVTAITALSMSAISTNGQIKGGGTYYMISRSLGPEFGGSIGLIFSLANAIAASMYIVGFCESLNDLLKSQGLLIFDNGVNDVRVIGSIALVILFAICVIGMQWEARAQVVLLVVLLVAILDFFIGAFVGPLTEDEFAKGFVGLNGTVLSNNLYSDYRDEGAQSGEEGNMGFFGVFSVFFPACTGILAGANISGDLKDPSAAIPKGTILAIIITYISYMCIVVLAGAVAVRDATGNVTQIADWSFTNCTDTVCEYGLLNSSQVMELVSIFGPLIYAGCFAATISSALASIVSAPKVFQAMCKDKLYPFIEFFAKGYGKGEQPYRGYVLTFVIVLVFTLIARLDAIAPIITNFFLAAYALINFSTFHASLQHIPSWRPTFKYYNKWLSLVGGLLCTAIMFLIQWYTALITVVIIIILYIIVSYRKPDVNWGSSTQAQMYTLALSSATSLNQMEEHIKTYRPQILVLSGVPSSRPPLVHFAHSITKNMSLLVTGHCFKEQQPQMLREKLVAEATSWLYRHKVKAFHTIADGPSMEFAARILMCNVGLGKIRPNLVLMGYKSNWQTCPAEELQSYFKTIHYAFSLHLAVGILCVEGGLDYSDLTEVPQDEYDANYNANASANPTSSSVPNIPDLNASALPTSVSAVSLDHYQNAADLHSAPAVGGNINVAPFQEGKKICKKKDMRIGKKKDPMYRLPNGKIVAPQVVDNMLRFTRKQPKGTIDVWWIYDDGGLTMLIPYILTTRAAWSSCKLRVFCLANKKDDLASEHRRMIELLCKFRIDFSDVVMVPGVTRRPSEESVRDFNNLISSFKVPSEEEGGVKASEGITESELVALKDKTNRHIRLRELLLEHSRDASFIVMTLPMPAVGTVSAPLYMAWLETLTHQMPPFLLLRGNQSSVLTFYS
- the LOC123763024 gene encoding bumetanide-sensitive sodium-(potassium)-chloride cotransporter isoform X3, whose translation is MKRVLSWKNRKLFHINRVDTEEQLKAAEVNHKKKMKGTEGRCASPPGDTDVDSLTYPSNMNTYTGTQATFRSLRQLTREVLPRLENYRNLASIVQAPGAGQRPTLDDLHQPPPGKDPVGASRESGEEKSSGEGKFGWIQGVLLRCLLNIWGVILFLRLPWVVGQAGVLEGLLIVTSGNVVTAITALSMSAISTNGQIKGGGTYYMISRSLGPEFGGSIGLIFSLANAIAASMYIVGFCESLNDLLKSQGLLIFDNGVNDVRVIGSIALVILFAICVIGMQWEARAQVVLLVVLLVAILDFFIGAFVGPLTEDEFAKGFVGLNGTVLSNNLYSDYRDEGAQSGEEGNMGFFGVFSVFFPACTGILAGANISGDLKDPSAAIPKGTILAIIITYISYMCIVVLAGAVAVRDATGNVTQIADWSFTNCTDTVCEYGLLNSSQVMELVSIFGPLIYAGCFAATISSALASIVSAPKVFQAMCKDKLYPFIEFFAKGYARLDAIAPIITNFFLAAYALINFSTFHASLQHIPSWRPTFKYYNKWLSLVGGLLCTAIMFLIQWYTALITVVIIIILYIIVSYRKPDVNWGSSTQAQMYTLALSSATSLNQMEEHIKTYRPQILVLSGVPSSRPPLVHFAHSITKNMSLLVTGHCFKEQQPQMLREKLVAEATSWLYRHKVKAFHTIADGPSMEFAARILMCNVGLGKIRPNLVLMGYKSNWQTCPAEELQSYFKTIHYAFSLHLAVGILCVEGGLDYSDLTEVPQDEYDANYNANASANPTSSSVPNIPDLNASALPTSVSAVSLDHYQNAADLHSAPAVGGNINVAPFQEGKKICKKKDMRIGKKKDPMYRLPNGKIVAPQVVDNMLRFTRKQPKGTIDVWWIYDDGGLTMLIPYILTTRAAWSSCKLRVFCLANKKDDLASEHRRMIELLCKFRIDFSDVVMVPGVTRRPSEESVRDFNNLISSFKVPSEEEGGVKASEGITESELVALKDKTNRHIRLRELLLEHSRDASFIVMTLPMPAVGTVSAPLYMAWLETLTHQMPPFLLLRGNQSSVLTFYS